From Triticum aestivum cultivar Chinese Spring chromosome 4A, IWGSC CS RefSeq v2.1, whole genome shotgun sequence, a single genomic window includes:
- the LOC123081934 gene encoding E3 ubiquitin-protein ligase EL5-like, whose protein sequence is MSSSEMEDSSLSSDIRFYAYAVLASFGVAAVLVVCFWQLYKLTVSARPQDMLPVSSSRGNVAALRLRDISALPVFVYGGNGDGAPVGVECAVCLAEMTDGERGRLLPRCGHRFHVECIDRWFRSNSSCPLCRVAVFGEPSTLEAHKGASLSVPAVVLQG, encoded by the coding sequence ATGTCGAGCTCTGAGATGGAGGACTCCTCGCTGAGCAGCGACATCAGGTTCTACGCGTACGCGGTTCTCGCGTCGTTCGGCGTGGCGGCGGTCCTCGTGGTGTGCTTCTGGCAGCTGTACAAACTCACCGTGTCCGCGCGGCCGCAGGACATGCTGCCCGTCTCTTCCTCCCGCGGTAATGTGGCGGCGCTGAGGCTGAGGGACATCTCGGCGCTCCCCGTGTTCGTGTACGGCGGCAATGGCGACGGCGCCCCTGTGGGCGTGGAGTGCGCGGTGTGCCTCGCGGAGATGACGGATGGCGAGAGGGGCCGGCTCTTGCCACGGTGCGGACACCGGTTCCACGTCGAGTGCATCGACCGGTGGTTCCGGTCCAACTCCTCATGCCCGCTCTGCCGCGTCGCCGTCTTCGGCGAGCCGAGCACGCTGGAGGCGCACAAGGGTGCCTCCTTGTCTGTGCCCGCGGTTGTGTTGCAAGGTTGA